A window of Daucus carota subsp. sativus chromosome 2, DH1 v3.0, whole genome shotgun sequence genomic DNA:
AGGAGGTGACGGATACTGAGTGGTTCTTTCTGGTGTCGATGACCCAGAATTTCGTAAACGGGTCGGGTCTTCCGGGTCAGGCTTTTGTGGGGAACTCGACGGTTTGGGTTAGTGGGGGAGAGAGGCTGTTGGGGTGTGAGTGTGAGAGAGCGAGGCAAGCTCAGGTGTTTGGGTTGCAAACGTTGGTTTGTATTCCGTCTGAAAACGGCGTCGTTGAGCTGGGCTCTACTGAGGTGATTTATCAGAGCTTGGATCTGATGAATAAGGTGAGGGTTTTGTTTGATTTCAATGGTGGGCACTCGAGTTTCTTGCAGCAAGATCCGGGTGTGAATGAGTCCGACCCGTCTGCGCTTTGGATCCGGGAGCCTTCTCCGGTGGTGGTTCCTCCGGTAGTTCAAATTAAGGAAGCCCCTCTGGTGAGTCTGTCTAATCCTATGCAAATTGCGTTTGAGAATCATAGCTCTATTGGGTTGAACGGAAATCCTGGAAACCCTAATTCTAATCCTAATCCTAATACTAGTAGTGTAATTCATGTTCCGAATCATCAGTTCGGTCGAAATGAGGGGAGGGAGATTGGGGTTATGGGTAAGGAATTGAACTTTTCGGGGTTTGGATATGATGGAATTAGCGGAAGTAATGTAAGGAATGTGGGATTGGAATCAAATGGCTGTAAGCCGGAGTCAGGTGAGATTTTGAATTTCGGGGAAAGTAAGAGGAGTAATGGGAGTAAGGTTTTGCCGTTTGGGGGAATTGTGGAGGATAGCAAGAAGAGATCGAATGAGGATGGCATGTGGTCATTTTCTGGTGTGAAGTCTAGTGGTGTTGGAGATTCGGATCACTCAGATCTGGAAGCTTCGGTTGTAAAAGAGCCGGATGTTGTTAGAGTTGTGGAGCCTGAAAAAAAGCCGCGAAAGAGGGGGAGAAAGCCTGCGAATGGGAGAGAGGAACCGTTGAATCATGTTGAAGCGGAAAGGCAGAGGAGGGAGAAGCTCAATCAGAAGTTTTACGCGCTTCGAGTTGTTGTGCCTAATGTGTCGAAAATGGATAAGGCTTCACTTCTTGGAGattctataatttatattaatgagCTGAAGGCCAAGGTGCAGGCATCAGATTCTGAGAAAGACGAGCTGAGAAACCAGGTGGAGTCTTTAAAAAGGGAATTAGCTAGTAAAGAAACTCGGGGTTCAGCTGAGAAAGATTTTAAACTGTCAAATGGTCATGCAAGCAAGTTGTTTGATTTGGATATTGATGTCAAGATTATAGGCTGGGATGCAATGATCCGAGTCCAGTCCAGTAAAAAGAACCATCCTGCAGCTAGATTGATGGCCGCATTGGAAGATCTGGATCTTGATGTTAGCCACGCAAGTGTCTCCGTTGTCAGAGATCTGATGATTCAACAAGCTACGGTGAAGATGGGGAGTCGATTATATACTCAAGAACAGCTTAAGGTAGCATTAACAGCCAGAGTCTCGTAACAAGATAACCATCTCGGCCGatcaatttttttgttgttgacTGTATCGAGGCTTTGGGGAATTTTGAAGCTCCCAGTAGCTAAGAATTTGTATAATGTTCCATATGTAATTCCTCTGCCTTCAGTCCTGCTGTAGTATAGTTGAGGTCAGCGAGGAGACGACCTAATCTGGTATAATCCTACCTGGGAGCCGGAAAAGGCTATATCCTGCATGGAAGCCGGGATGCGGGGAGGTCAAGATGTACGCAATCTTACTCTTATGTTATACTGTTGTATATAACTATTTACAAAAAGACCAGTTAAATTAGTAGCATTTTGTTCATGTTAATGGAATAATACAAGTGATATGCAGTTCTTGGTCGATTCAGTTTGTAATCTGGAAACATAtgttgttactccctccgtctctaaatacttttcgtgtttgtacttttcacgtttgccaactcACAtatttgatcgttaatatctttcatttcgtagtagcattaaatataaaaacttcaccgtattaaagtactcgtgaatacgaatctaacaagatcactcatgactatatttagttttatagattagatgtaaattagtaatttatctcatgttatgaacagtaccgacatcagaaacaggaaaagaaaaaagaaacggagggagtacttgttatgaAATCAGATATTGCAGATTCTTCTGTAACTATTGCTTTGATATATTGCTTTGTATAGTCATGGATTCATTTAAAAGGGAAAGCATATGGTAAGCATGTGCTTtaagaaaatgcaagaaataacACAATTATAACGAGAACACATTGATCACACCTTAAGCATCATAATTGTTTATTGTGTGAATTACTCATTACTTGCTCTCCTCAGTCTCCTGCAAAATGATGTGAAAGCCCCAATTAAATATTCCAGGATACGATCTCGAGCATCCATCTGATAGCGATTCGTTACCCCTTTTTTGTCCTTGACATCAAGGAGTGAGCTGGTTCATTGTATTAAAATTCTCATCCTTTGACTATTCTTTTCCTTTCTGAAAATCACCTAGTCCTGTTATGTCCGTTTATTCGAGAAAAAAATTAAACGCAGATTTTGTCCATACCAAAAATTTGATTATGACTTACCGATGTGTAGAATCTCTCTTCAAAATTTGGATTTATAACTTATTGATGTATAGAATCTCTTGTTAGTTTTTCGTTGAATGATCTTTACTACTACACAATCATTTTAAagaattaattaactttttaaatttgtttaataaaataataataataattttggtagataattaaaaaatctTATCAAACTGGATAATAATCATAACAACTAGctaggggtgtgcatggtgcggtttggtgcggttccggacattaaccgttaccaaaccgatgaatgcggttcggttcggttaatcatcattaaccgtaaccgcaccaaccaaaacggtttttcggttgcggttaaccattagtcggtttcggtttttttcggtttttccactattatttgctactcttgtgcataatgatttttttaaaaaaatataaaattttcatgaacatgtacaatatgttcggttactatttactattgtttctatatgaggatatagtaaacattacatactttcatctaaaaaaccttaacacacaataaaaactaaaacatacatattttgacaagaaattagatgatgtcaagtcaataaaattacccaaaatcaactaatcatgaaattcaaataaaaaattttcaaaaagtacataaataaaaaaatagaataggttttataataaaatttgatcagcagattaacaacagaaatatttcgggttaataatcaagtgagtcaccaAAGTGGGCtcgatatatcaagttggtcacttaACTCAAAACCGTCTCAAATTGATCACTTAAGTCGGTTACACGTATCTTTAAATATGAGCTgaagaagtaaaaatattatttacaaagatttacgcattattcttgaatgttaccacaactaaGTACAATGTTATGACCTCCGGtatttatcataatatattttgattatatcaagtttatttattatttatttttaattaaaataaaaaaattaactatataataaaaaataaataacaaataaacttgataaaatctaaatatattatcataaatactagaagtcataaccttgtaCTTAGTTTTgataacattcaagaataatacgtAAATCTatgtaaataatacttttactccttgaactcatatttaaagatacatgtaactgacttaagtgaccaatttgagacggttttcagtttagtgaccaacttgatatatcaaGTCCACTTtggtgactcacttgattattaacccgaAATATTTCTGCTTTGTGGCAAATCAAAATAGCCCTAGTTTTCGATTAAAAGCTCCTCCAAATACTTGGGTGCCTggttatttaagtgactcagcaagtatgcggaagaagaaactccatataaaattagatgtgaagtttaaaaatgactaaggtgctttattactattatatatatatatatataaatatatatatatatatataaatatatatatatatatatatatatatatatatatatatatatatatatatatatatatatatatatatatatatatatatatatatatatatatgagttaagttcaatggagtacataaaaacattggagtattggagtacaaatcataattatttagtttgatcctatataatatctttgattatccaaattttgatataatctatcatttataagttgtcttgcacataattgtcaattaatcattaatatctttcaactttaacaagtattaagattattgttctgcttattagttatattgcagaacatagagtcctatgatttagaaaagtaattattctaccatttgatcacgatgtttatgttgcagaacataatgtgcaggttgtcaaatatttacaaatattattggaaaaaaaaattgaaattcagatgactagattacattttatcaaactttgtactccaaatactccaattttttttgtactctctctctctctctctctctctctctctctctctctctctctctctctctctctctctctctctctctctctctctctctctctctctctctctctctctctctctctctctctctctctctctctctctctctctctctctctctctctctatatatatatatatatatatatatatatatatatatatacggttcggttaatttcggtgcggttttagcataaaaccgaaaataaaaccgcaccactaatttcggttttttatttcggttattttcggttttatttgtggtttggtttttttcggtgtggtttttcggtttttttcgcggtttcggtttttcctaCTCGCCCCTACAACTAGCAgactttaaaaatataataataaaagtagTTCTGATAGATAATAGATTGTCTATTTGATTATAAGATTgacttttacaaaaaaaatcacaaaaccaATTCTCCAAAAAAGTACATCACattaatataaatcaaaatctgacttattattataaatatattttttttcattttgaaatctaaaacgagtcaaaataCGCGACTTTAATTGAAGCTAAACAGACTTTAAATATGACATCTTTTTATTCCGTTCCTGTTTCTCCGAGAATACTTGAGCATGTTTTGTGCTTCCTACCAGCCGGGGCTGCTGTTTTTTCTAATTACATCATAACGTGGACATATCTATATTACTATATTTGAGAGAGcttataaagttttttttttttgaataagctTATAAAGTTTTAGCATTTTGTTCATGTTAATGAGATACAACAAGTGAGTCCTTGGTATAGTTTGCAATATTAGAAACTATGTTTTCACGTTTCAAGAAGCCAGATACTGTATAGCTCATTCAAGTAATTATATACaacaaaggaaaaaaaaaacgacTAGCATGTGAGGTAAGAATATAGAAGAATCATATTGTTATAGCAAGAACACATTAAATACACCTTTTTTACCGTAATTGTGAAAGAACATTATTCTAAACCTGTTTTTCACAAGTTCACTGTGAAAACCCTTCTCTTTTTGACTACAGAAATAACAATTTTCACATTCTTTCACGTCTCTTTCGAAATACTTAAACATTTTTTGCGCCTCCAATCATTCTTGAATATATATggacttgtttttttttttctttttttcactCAACCTCCAGCAATTTGACAATATTATTTTGGGCCTCGGAACTTTTTGAAGTTTGAAGGGTAGGTGGGTAGGTTGGTAAATATCTGAGAACCAACCAGTATTTTCCATTGCACAGTGTTCTTTCCTGGTGAAGTAACATGACACCTTAGTAAAAGCTGTAGCTGCATGACACTTGACAGGAAACATACTGAACAACTAGTGTACTCCATTGATCAGTGACACAGATCAGAATGGAGGTATAAACTTCATTTCCGCGGTGAAATCCAGAAATGATTCACTAAATTTAGGACTATAATTCCAATCATATCCACGTCAAATCTGACACTGATACTCTAATAATGATACTGTATTTACaatgtgaaaaaaatatatttctatatatcacatttaaattttttctaaacAGATATATTTGGTAGAAGTATGTGCTTTTTATATCTTACATTACACGTAAAAAAACagtatagaaaaataaaaagagaaaaaattaaatttacacAAAAACACTTATTGATGTTACTCATATTGTATATCATCAGCCTTTTATTTTCCATTTgagttaaattaaaaattaatagcaTGTGAATGAAATTCATATTTAAGGCGTGTTTGAGATTGTTGTTGTAAAAATCTGATAacttttagaaaattattttaatatctacttaatttagttataatataaaaataatatttttgataagtcttggaaaaaaaaatctaatattacTGTTGTTGTTATAGGCTTATAGCACTGCATACAGATCAAATATCgggaaaagttaaaattttCGAGTTCAAATCCGGaaactattaatttttttatatatctgtataatagaaaagaaagaaaaaggagAGAAGCTATCTAT
This region includes:
- the LOC108209477 gene encoding transcription factor MYC1 gives rise to the protein MTDFRHPTSGVNLWSSDDHTTSSMMDAFISSTDFSPFFPPPTPPPHPIPTTTSSFNQETLQHRLQTVIDTATENWTYAIFWQPDNNATYAPSASSILGWADGYYKGEDKEKARANASSADEQAHRKKVLRELNSLISGGQTGSPDEAVDEEVTDTEWFFLVSMTQNFVNGSGLPGQAFVGNSTVWVSGGERLLGCECERARQAQVFGLQTLVCIPSENGVVELGSTEVIYQSLDLMNKVRVLFDFNGGHSSFLQQDPGVNESDPSALWIREPSPVVVPPVVQIKEAPLVSLSNPMQIAFENHSSIGLNGNPGNPNSNPNPNTSSVIHVPNHQFGRNEGREIGVMGKELNFSGFGYDGISGSNVRNVGLESNGCKPESGEILNFGESKRSNGSKVLPFGGIVEDSKKRSNEDGMWSFSGVKSSGVGDSDHSDLEASVVKEPDVVRVVEPEKKPRKRGRKPANGREEPLNHVEAERQRREKLNQKFYALRVVVPNVSKMDKASLLGDSIIYINELKAKVQASDSEKDELRNQVESLKRELASKETRGSAEKDFKLSNGHASKLFDLDIDVKIIGWDAMIRVQSSKKNHPAARLMAALEDLDLDVSHASVSVVRDLMIQQATVKMGSRLYTQEQLKVALTARVS